The following coding sequences lie in one bacterium genomic window:
- a CDS encoding V-type ATP synthase subunit F — protein MSSIAVIGKSDIVSVFSAFGISAFPIDNSEDAVLKLNELVSLNTDVVFITEELAGQIIHIISEINIKSQTSITVIPDHKGSKGVAAAIIKDTVKEAIGMDII, from the coding sequence ATGTCTAGCATTGCGGTAATTGGTAAATCAGATATAGTTTCTGTGTTCTCTGCATTTGGCATAAGTGCTTTTCCAATAGATAACTCAGAAGATGCCGTGTTAAAACTTAATGAACTGGTTTCGCTAAACACTGATGTTGTTTTCATCACAGAAGAGCTGGCAGGCCAGATTATACATATAATTTCTGAGATAAACATAAAGAGTCAAACCAGTATTACTGTTATTCCTGACCATAAAGGTTCAAAGGGAGTAGCAGCAGCTATAATTAAAGATACTGTAAAAGAAGCAATAGGAATGGATATTATATGA